The Microbulbifer sp. YPW1 genome contains a region encoding:
- a CDS encoding TonB-dependent receptor, giving the protein MTTNRFFQVSPRFTKTLLSTVIALAAAPALAQEDTLEEVVVTAQFQRNLDNALDTKRNASTIVDGISADDIGTLPALDMGEALQAVAGVQLNREGERRESSINLRGMPSGFVQTTANGQTFASPARSTKAFGAPNPFGAFDPAVFNGTNVIKTQTAAMQEGGIAGTVDLVLPRALDKDDGKLSLSVAGRSEQLADALDSEMVLSGSKHLISDQLAVTATLATSEQTFRRDTVKINRYDNIPTNGNFVGANGEDFATWAADNNLPDNAVVKMPGELRQGSELNEGSRTSFSGGIEFQANDNLKLGLNVLYTERDMNENGQQELDLRTRSGGTIITPNSAPRNTGSVDSNGNPIYTVSDISFAEVDYRNTSRIWDTYEQSQAVLMDAEWANDDWTVDGLVSLSSAENTWSELFYTPIFQAGSSGISGRLYTGEGDVGNFVTEFDGLENVNLDGEWLVKDTLSGSGVTTLVDDSSVQALITGTYETLETEANAFEINAKRALELPVVSAVSFGYRFSSQTQDSDRLRSSPTGIDLNGILNNAAIGNPAYVSQGNFFGGDAPGFAGAGAGWFALDVDAINRLAAASIGDVAPDPVTGEIPVRVPTTGLIARGGQQSAGLIYDVELDTSALYLMTDLEFTVADMPVSGNVGVRYVNSEQTASAPYYAFGATDINNPEQRDVDSDYDFLLPSVNLAMDLREDLMLRLGYGESISRPNVRAATPATTISSRPGEVNINLPGADVEPFSARSYDISLEWYNREGSAITVAAFQKQIDNFFTAVASCDAGLLSNYDVNVGSLSVDGDNCVTNGVDAYDVIDADYIMAGDQVSISKIQNVDEQIEVRGYEVSIQQNLSFLPYPWNGFGGIVNYSSTSQDAPLEARIPGISDDTYNVIGYWEDGPFGIRLAYNYRSEYELESVGTFNGEGNKNVKAAGRLDLSAYYNVTDNFSLSFKGYNLTEALYEEYQDTEFQPRATHFDGRIFVLQAKYNFF; this is encoded by the coding sequence ATGACAACCAATCGATTTTTTCAGGTGAGCCCGAGATTCACCAAAACCCTGCTGAGCACAGTGATCGCGCTGGCCGCAGCCCCGGCACTGGCGCAAGAAGATACCCTGGAAGAGGTGGTGGTAACCGCCCAGTTCCAGCGCAACCTGGACAACGCGCTCGATACCAAGCGCAACGCCTCCACCATTGTGGACGGCATTTCCGCCGACGATATCGGCACCCTGCCGGCACTGGACATGGGTGAAGCGCTGCAGGCCGTTGCCGGTGTACAGCTGAACCGCGAAGGCGAGCGCCGCGAATCCAGTATCAACCTGCGCGGTATGCCCTCCGGTTTTGTACAGACCACCGCGAACGGACAGACGTTTGCCAGCCCGGCGCGTAGCACCAAAGCCTTCGGCGCACCCAACCCCTTCGGCGCGTTTGATCCGGCCGTGTTCAACGGTACCAACGTGATCAAGACCCAGACCGCCGCCATGCAGGAAGGCGGCATCGCCGGTACCGTGGATCTGGTACTGCCCCGCGCACTGGATAAAGACGACGGCAAACTGAGCCTGTCCGTGGCCGGGCGCAGCGAGCAACTGGCCGATGCACTGGACAGCGAGATGGTACTGTCCGGCTCCAAACACCTGATCAGCGACCAGCTCGCCGTAACCGCCACCCTGGCCACCTCCGAGCAGACCTTCCGTCGCGATACGGTCAAGATCAATCGCTACGACAATATCCCCACCAACGGCAACTTCGTCGGTGCCAACGGTGAAGACTTCGCCACCTGGGCCGCAGACAACAACCTGCCGGACAATGCCGTGGTGAAGATGCCCGGGGAACTGCGCCAGGGTTCGGAACTGAACGAAGGTTCGCGCACCTCCTTCTCTGGCGGTATCGAGTTCCAGGCCAACGACAACCTCAAGCTCGGCCTGAATGTGCTGTATACCGAGCGCGATATGAATGAGAACGGCCAGCAGGAGCTGGACCTGCGCACCCGCAGCGGCGGCACCATCATCACCCCCAACAGCGCCCCGCGGAATACCGGCTCCGTCGACAGCAACGGCAACCCGATTTACACCGTGTCCGATATCTCCTTTGCGGAAGTGGACTACCGCAATACATCGCGTATCTGGGATACCTATGAGCAATCCCAGGCGGTACTGATGGATGCGGAGTGGGCCAATGATGACTGGACCGTGGACGGCCTGGTGTCGCTGTCATCTGCCGAGAACACCTGGAGCGAGCTGTTCTACACGCCCATCTTCCAGGCGGGCTCCAGCGGCATCTCCGGTCGCCTGTACACCGGTGAGGGCGACGTCGGTAACTTCGTGACCGAATTCGACGGTCTGGAAAACGTCAATCTTGACGGCGAGTGGCTGGTCAAGGACACCCTGAGCGGCTCCGGCGTCACCACCCTGGTCGACGATTCCAGTGTGCAGGCACTGATTACCGGGACCTACGAGACCCTGGAAACCGAAGCCAACGCCTTCGAGATCAACGCCAAGCGCGCGCTGGAACTGCCGGTGGTGTCGGCGGTGTCCTTTGGTTACCGCTTCTCCAGCCAGACCCAGGATTCCGACCGCCTGCGCAGCTCGCCCACCGGTATCGACCTGAATGGCATCCTGAATAATGCCGCCATCGGCAACCCGGCCTATGTCAGCCAGGGCAACTTCTTCGGCGGCGACGCCCCGGGCTTCGCCGGCGCGGGCGCTGGCTGGTTTGCACTGGATGTCGATGCCATCAACCGACTGGCGGCCGCCTCCATCGGCGATGTGGCACCGGACCCTGTCACCGGCGAGATTCCGGTACGCGTACCGACAACCGGCCTGATTGCCCGCGGCGGCCAGCAGAGCGCCGGTCTGATTTACGATGTAGAGCTGGATACTTCCGCGCTGTACCTGATGACCGACCTGGAGTTCACCGTTGCCGACATGCCGGTCTCCGGTAACGTGGGCGTGCGCTATGTCAATTCCGAGCAGACCGCATCTGCCCCCTACTACGCTTTCGGTGCCACTGACATCAACAATCCGGAGCAGCGCGACGTAGACAGCGACTACGATTTCCTACTGCCGAGCGTGAACCTGGCGATGGATCTGCGGGAAGACCTGATGCTGCGCCTCGGTTACGGCGAGTCCATTTCCCGCCCGAATGTGCGCGCAGCAACCCCGGCAACCACCATTTCCTCACGCCCCGGCGAGGTCAACATCAACCTGCCGGGTGCGGACGTGGAGCCTTTCTCCGCGCGCTCCTACGATATCTCCCTGGAGTGGTACAACCGCGAGGGCAGTGCGATCACGGTCGCCGCCTTCCAGAAGCAGATCGATAATTTCTTCACCGCGGTGGCCAGCTGTGACGCCGGCCTGCTGTCGAATTACGATGTGAATGTGGGCAGCCTGTCGGTGGACGGCGACAACTGTGTGACCAACGGTGTCGACGCCTACGATGTGATCGACGCGGACTACATCATGGCCGGCGACCAGGTCAGCATCAGCAAGATCCAGAATGTCGACGAGCAGATTGAAGTGCGCGGTTACGAAGTCTCTATCCAGCAGAACCTGAGCTTCCTGCCCTACCCCTGGAACGGCTTCGGCGGCATTGTGAACTACTCAAGCACCTCGCAGGACGCACCACTGGAAGCGCGTATCCCGGGTATTTCCGACGATACCTACAACGTGATCGGCTACTGGGAAGACGGCCCCTTCGGTATCCGCCTCGCCTACAACTACCGCAGCGAATATGAGCTGGAAAGCGTGGGCACCTTTAACGGGGAAGGAAACAAAAACGTGAAGGCGGCGGGACGACTGGACCTGTCGGCTTACTACAACGTCACCGACAACTTCTCCCTGTCGTTCAAAGGCTACAACCTTACCGAAGCGCTGTACGAGGAATACCAGGATACGGAATTCCAGCCTCGCGCCACCCACTTCGACGGTCGAATCTTTGTGTTGCAGGCGAAGTACAACTTCTTCTAA
- a CDS encoding alginate lyase family protein, protein MHKVLPCLIFLLTLPLAAFSKPTELALYDAAALQALKQQPNQPQEPAFALLIERANAALESPIRSVTQKKRLPASGNPHDYFSIGPYWWPNPDTEDGLPFIRKDGERNYATLEQIPDSQLLRAFARDVSNLAVAYHLTGDRRYGETAVQHLHAWFIHPATRMNPNFEHAQAVPGVADGRGFGIIEGRFLIHIPDTVQLLGNLIEEKDRDSVIQWFSELNHWMLTSENGKAENHWHNNHGTWFDAQVVAFALFVGDLDTARAQLQVTRERRIAQHFDTAGKQPAEFERTRPWHYANFNLEAYNLLGQFGRQLGVDIWGYENDDISLRRGYALIANYLLEPEGWPFKELYGMDIKAAHATMYYAQNAYGDAIFSRALEKIHRDRGETIVETDPRLWPIQ, encoded by the coding sequence ATGCACAAAGTCCTACCCTGCCTTATTTTTCTGCTGACTCTTCCTCTAGCAGCTTTTTCCAAGCCCACAGAGCTCGCGCTGTATGATGCAGCCGCTCTGCAAGCGCTGAAACAGCAACCGAACCAGCCGCAAGAACCAGCTTTTGCGTTGCTGATCGAACGCGCCAATGCCGCCCTCGAGAGCCCGATCCGGTCTGTCACCCAGAAAAAGCGGCTGCCCGCCAGCGGCAATCCCCATGACTATTTCAGTATCGGCCCCTACTGGTGGCCCAACCCGGATACAGAAGACGGGCTTCCCTTTATTCGCAAAGACGGTGAGCGCAACTACGCAACCCTGGAACAGATCCCCGACAGCCAGCTACTGCGCGCTTTCGCACGGGATGTGAGCAACCTTGCCGTCGCCTACCACCTGACCGGCGATCGACGCTATGGCGAAACTGCGGTTCAACACCTGCATGCCTGGTTTATCCATCCGGCTACCCGCATGAACCCCAATTTCGAGCATGCGCAGGCGGTACCCGGCGTCGCCGATGGACGCGGTTTTGGCATTATCGAGGGCCGCTTCCTGATCCACATTCCGGATACGGTTCAACTGCTGGGAAATCTAATCGAAGAGAAAGACCGCGACAGCGTCATCCAGTGGTTTTCCGAGCTTAATCACTGGATGCTGACCAGTGAAAACGGCAAGGCGGAAAACCACTGGCACAACAACCACGGCACCTGGTTCGATGCCCAGGTTGTTGCCTTCGCACTGTTTGTCGGAGATCTGGATACCGCGCGCGCCCAGCTACAGGTAACCCGCGAGCGGAGGATTGCCCAGCACTTTGACACAGCGGGCAAGCAACCGGCGGAATTCGAGCGCACCCGTCCCTGGCACTATGCCAATTTCAACCTGGAGGCCTATAACCTGCTGGGACAATTTGGCCGGCAGCTCGGCGTGGATATCTGGGGGTATGAAAATGACGATATCAGCTTACGTCGTGGATACGCCCTGATTGCAAACTATCTGCTGGAGCCTGAGGGCTGGCCGTTCAAGGAACTGTATGGCATGGATATCAAAGCCGCACATGCCACCATGTACTACGCACAGAATGCCTACGGCGATGCCATTTTCAGCCGGGCACTGGAGAAAATCCATCGCGACAGAGGTGAAACCATCGTCGAAACCGATCCGCGGTTATGGCCAATCCAGTAA
- a CDS encoding glycosyl hydrolase family 28-related protein encodes MAESREVAKAVRAADLPVQDLPDFSYAGFRNGATAPGVEVQASLDVTDFGAVPDDGLDDSRAFLAALAAADTVEGAVAIEIPAGRFIVSEILYLQRDNLVLRGAGNQKTRLYFPRPLRFLPDPPELAELREYLTEMDKRQREKHNNIDLPFTQYAWAGGYIWARKPGERVKAYLDNYDAPASVKALPLAGTQGERWLTVKSADHLQAGQIINLNWYNRSGRDSALLESLYPGIDKIGSHHWEFPSRPLVSQASRIAAIDGNKIELTDPLLLDIQGFTTEITEKAYLQNVGLEGFAIEFPQSAYVAHHVEQGFNAIYLTRVYDGWVQDVDIINADSGVLTEEVANLTISNVTTSGEHKAHYSVAMGDTHNVLVENLHVQNLVIHPLSFNTFSTKSVYTGCIVDQRPILDQHSGANHQNLFDNIAMYAELNEQELSERKYPAFKGGGAGYWKPTHGADNTFWNIRLILSGVPEEKAMITLDGVSDGPKANIYGVHGNRKIAIDYGPNADIDAVNQVIRDQPSLYQLQLSRRLSNTASVSAKTPAQ; translated from the coding sequence ATGGCGGAAAGTAGGGAGGTAGCAAAAGCCGTGCGCGCGGCTGACCTGCCTGTGCAGGACCTGCCCGATTTTTCCTACGCTGGCTTCAGAAATGGCGCCACAGCACCGGGGGTTGAAGTCCAGGCTTCATTGGACGTTACCGATTTTGGCGCGGTACCCGATGACGGACTGGATGACTCCAGGGCCTTCCTCGCAGCTCTGGCGGCTGCGGATACCGTTGAAGGAGCGGTTGCCATCGAAATACCGGCCGGGCGCTTCATTGTCAGTGAAATTTTGTACCTGCAGCGTGACAACCTGGTGCTCCGGGGGGCGGGTAACCAGAAGACCCGCCTGTATTTTCCGCGGCCGCTGCGTTTCCTGCCGGATCCGCCAGAACTGGCCGAGCTCCGTGAGTACCTGACCGAGATGGACAAGCGCCAGCGGGAGAAGCACAACAATATAGACCTGCCATTTACCCAGTACGCCTGGGCCGGTGGCTACATCTGGGCGCGCAAGCCCGGAGAGCGCGTCAAGGCGTATCTGGACAATTACGACGCGCCGGCGTCGGTGAAAGCATTACCACTTGCGGGAACGCAGGGTGAGCGTTGGCTGACCGTGAAATCCGCAGATCATCTGCAAGCGGGGCAGATCATCAACCTGAACTGGTATAACCGCAGCGGGCGCGATTCGGCACTGCTCGAATCCCTGTATCCGGGCATCGACAAAATAGGCAGTCACCACTGGGAATTCCCGTCGCGGCCACTGGTATCACAGGCCTCCAGGATTGCGGCCATCGACGGCAACAAAATCGAGCTTACTGACCCCCTGTTGCTCGATATCCAGGGGTTCACCACGGAAATCACCGAGAAGGCGTATCTGCAGAATGTTGGCCTGGAAGGTTTTGCCATCGAGTTTCCGCAGTCCGCGTATGTGGCGCACCATGTGGAGCAGGGTTTTAACGCTATCTACCTGACGCGGGTATACGACGGCTGGGTGCAAGACGTGGACATCATCAATGCGGACAGCGGCGTCCTGACGGAAGAAGTTGCCAACCTGACCATCAGTAATGTGACCACATCCGGCGAGCACAAGGCGCACTACAGTGTTGCCATGGGGGATACGCACAATGTGCTGGTGGAAAACCTGCACGTGCAGAATCTGGTGATCCACCCACTGAGCTTCAATACGTTCTCCACCAAGAGTGTGTATACGGGCTGTATCGTCGACCAGCGTCCGATTCTGGATCAACACTCCGGGGCCAATCACCAGAACCTGTTTGACAATATCGCGATGTATGCGGAGTTAAACGAACAGGAGCTGAGCGAGCGCAAATATCCAGCCTTCAAGGGCGGTGGCGCCGGCTACTGGAAACCGACGCACGGCGCGGACAATACTTTCTGGAATATCAGGCTAATTCTTTCCGGCGTGCCGGAAGAGAAAGCGATGATTACTCTGGATGGCGTATCGGATGGGCCCAAGGCGAATATTTATGGTGTGCATGGGAACCGAAAGATAGCGATTGATTACGGTCCCAACGCCGATATTGATGCGGTAAACCAGGTGATCCGTGATCAGCCATCGCTCTATCAGCTGCAGCTATCAAGGCGCCTCTCGAACACAGCGTCTGTCAGCGCGAAGACTCCCGCCCAATAA
- a CDS encoding TonB-dependent receptor: MSNHNHHTPAAERTKFSKRLLALTIASVALNASLAQAQAQESGDQDELEEITVTGSLRDTLRNSIDIKRDAETIVDVISAAEMGSLPDLSVAETLERIVGVTGDRFKGNASEISVRGLGPFLGYSTYNGREISSGSGNRAVAFSQFPSELVNGAVVYKSQSSDLLEGGVAGLIDLQSIRPIDYGKQRFQAELRGNYNEYDAKLNGDNGMGYRSSISFTDVFDTDIGTIGFAIGYAGHDSSTPEESFNTSSTLRNCNSDRFLDGGSNCSWSDDNAAANGGPAAEGDYYFIPNAFYFRQMESEETRDAVMTTLQWQPNDDWNITADAQWSNRFYYEDRHDLYFDDGRRRISNWTTNDAHALTSYTGESRVSSYGEFRERDEDYAGGGLNFEWAATDRLVLNADLSYSATTRYQETWQTRFRSDRVWYDFDTRGTGGDEWATVTLYEDPDNPTETALDNDILNDYSFYGANQRARYGEMEVKDDISAVAFSGVYDIDGDLIKSVEAGFRLSSHEHNNYGEDRTEYTDTNFADVSVIATECATDYPQKGYGEDAGSSFDQWATYDTLCAYDLMLGDEDWALSPEAPSAGDVNLTEQVQSAFVKLNYYTQIGGIDVSGNIGIRAVQTDIESVGYRQSYAVTNNDAGTPGDASDDSVLITEIADSLTRETYGNRYLNILPSVNVNLGLTETVQLRAAAYSAISRPDMWWMGAGRDLDLGDGEEEFSSVQAAIENGSVTALGNPNLEAIESRNFDLSLAWYPSEDSMLSGAYYYKEFKAGLEVADSSEVQESFAINGEMIAMNIDGLIQNSDESSSISGIELTAQHAFSNLPEPLDGLGVLAGLNIADTDFDYFENGSEITDDVVISAANLPGFSKKSYNAEVFWENYGFTSRLSYKYRSDYLKPFGSDFGQTNRFVDDTSSLDLSLSYRLNKNLQLKLQGINLTNEPYTEYRVAEGGYNRVEFSGARYFFGVQYKM, translated from the coding sequence ATGAGCAACCACAATCACCATACCCCTGCCGCCGAGCGCACCAAGTTTTCCAAGCGCCTGCTGGCACTGACGATCGCATCCGTCGCCCTTAACGCATCTCTGGCACAGGCCCAGGCACAGGAAAGCGGCGACCAGGACGAGCTCGAAGAAATCACCGTGACCGGCAGCCTGCGCGACACGCTGCGCAACTCGATTGATATCAAGCGCGATGCGGAAACCATCGTCGATGTTATTTCTGCAGCGGAAATGGGCAGCCTTCCCGATTTGTCGGTCGCGGAAACCCTGGAGCGCATCGTCGGCGTTACCGGCGACCGCTTCAAAGGTAATGCCAGTGAAATTTCTGTACGTGGCCTCGGGCCATTCCTGGGTTATTCCACCTACAACGGCCGTGAGATTTCTTCCGGCAGCGGTAACCGCGCGGTCGCCTTTTCCCAGTTCCCGTCCGAGCTGGTGAACGGCGCTGTGGTGTACAAGTCGCAATCCTCTGATTTGCTGGAAGGCGGTGTTGCCGGCCTCATCGATCTGCAGAGCATCCGCCCCATCGATTACGGCAAGCAGCGGTTCCAGGCGGAACTGCGCGGCAACTACAACGAGTACGATGCGAAGCTGAATGGCGACAACGGTATGGGGTACCGGAGCTCCATTTCATTCACCGACGTGTTTGATACCGACATCGGTACCATTGGCTTTGCCATCGGTTACGCCGGACACGACTCTTCAACCCCGGAAGAAAGCTTCAACACCAGCTCGACGCTGCGCAACTGTAACTCCGACCGCTTCCTGGACGGCGGCAGCAATTGCTCATGGAGTGACGACAATGCCGCGGCAAACGGTGGACCCGCTGCTGAAGGCGATTACTACTTTATTCCCAATGCGTTTTACTTCCGTCAAATGGAGTCGGAAGAAACCCGCGATGCGGTCATGACCACGCTGCAATGGCAGCCGAACGATGACTGGAACATCACCGCGGACGCGCAATGGTCCAACCGCTTCTATTACGAGGATCGCCACGACCTTTACTTCGATGACGGTCGCCGCCGAATCAGCAACTGGACCACCAATGATGCACACGCCCTGACCTCCTATACCGGGGAATCCCGCGTGAGCAGCTACGGCGAATTCCGCGAGCGCGATGAAGACTACGCGGGTGGCGGGCTCAACTTCGAGTGGGCGGCAACAGATCGACTGGTGCTGAATGCGGATCTCTCCTACTCCGCCACTACCCGCTATCAGGAAACCTGGCAAACGCGTTTCCGCTCCGATCGTGTCTGGTACGACTTTGATACCCGCGGTACCGGTGGCGACGAGTGGGCAACGGTCACCCTGTATGAGGACCCGGACAACCCCACAGAAACCGCGTTGGACAATGACATTCTGAACGACTACAGCTTCTACGGTGCCAACCAGCGGGCTCGCTACGGCGAAATGGAAGTCAAGGATGATATATCGGCCGTCGCCTTCAGTGGTGTCTACGACATTGATGGTGACCTGATCAAATCCGTGGAAGCCGGCTTCCGCCTGTCTTCCCACGAACACAACAACTACGGCGAAGACCGCACCGAGTACACCGATACCAACTTCGCCGATGTGTCCGTCATCGCCACGGAATGCGCCACCGATTACCCGCAAAAAGGTTATGGGGAAGACGCGGGCAGCAGCTTTGACCAGTGGGCGACTTACGACACCCTGTGTGCCTATGACCTGATGCTGGGTGATGAAGACTGGGCGCTCAGCCCCGAAGCGCCCAGCGCCGGCGACGTCAACCTGACCGAGCAGGTGCAGTCAGCCTTTGTGAAACTGAATTACTACACGCAGATTGGCGGGATTGATGTGTCGGGCAATATCGGCATCCGCGCGGTGCAGACGGATATCGAGTCCGTGGGCTACCGCCAGAGTTACGCCGTTACCAACAACGACGCCGGCACACCGGGTGACGCCTCCGACGATAGCGTGCTGATTACCGAGATTGCTGACTCGCTCACCCGCGAGACCTACGGCAATCGCTACCTGAATATCCTTCCCAGCGTGAACGTCAACTTGGGCCTGACCGAAACGGTACAACTGCGCGCAGCAGCCTACAGCGCTATTTCACGGCCGGATATGTGGTGGATGGGTGCAGGTCGGGACCTGGATCTCGGTGATGGCGAGGAGGAGTTCTCCAGCGTCCAGGCCGCTATTGAAAACGGCTCGGTAACGGCGCTGGGCAACCCGAACCTGGAAGCGATTGAATCCCGCAACTTCGACCTGTCACTGGCCTGGTATCCATCGGAAGATTCCATGCTGTCCGGTGCCTACTATTACAAGGAATTCAAAGCCGGCCTGGAAGTCGCAGACTCCAGTGAGGTGCAGGAGTCATTTGCAATCAACGGAGAAATGATCGCGATGAACATCGACGGTCTGATCCAGAACAGCGATGAGTCCTCCAGTATCTCGGGCATTGAACTCACCGCGCAACACGCGTTCAGCAATCTTCCTGAGCCCCTGGATGGCCTGGGTGTGCTGGCTGGCCTGAACATCGCGGATACCGACTTCGACTATTTCGAGAACGGCTCCGAGATCACCGATGACGTGGTCATTTCCGCAGCCAACCTGCCGGGATTTTCGAAGAAGAGTTATAACGCAGAGGTCTTCTGGGAGAACTACGGCTTTACCAGCCGCCTTTCCTACAAGTACCGCTCCGACTACCTGAAGCCCTTCGGCAGCGACTTTGGCCAGACGAACCGATTTGTCGACGATACCAGCTCGCTGGATCTGTCGCTCTCTTACCGTCTGAACAAAAACCTGCAGCTCAAGCTGCAGGGCATCAACCTGACCAACGAGCCCTACACCGAGTACCGGGTTGCGGAAGGTGGATACAATCGCGTGGAGTTTAGCGGTGCGCGGTACTTCTTCGGTGTTCAGTACAAGATGTAA